A stretch of Geobacter sp. DNA encodes these proteins:
- a CDS encoding phosphohistidine phosphatase, which yields MTIHLIRHAEAIPRTAEFPEPFRYLTCRGRARFRRVAAALKKQQAEPDLIYTSPLVRSVQTAEILAETIRFCGDLRVVPALGPGFTINDLRDIIGSSPQCEEIALVGHEPDLGMVARTLLNAELPCSLKKGGAVSFRVEPDRIERKAEFFMLVTGGGKVVTDRGKALERLQAPNRQ from the coding sequence GTGACAATCCACCTGATCCGGCATGCCGAGGCGATTCCGCGCACCGCCGAATTCCCCGAGCCGTTCCGCTACCTGACCTGTCGCGGCCGGGCTCGCTTTCGCCGTGTCGCCGCAGCCCTGAAAAAGCAGCAGGCAGAGCCGGATCTCATCTATACCAGCCCGCTGGTCCGCTCCGTGCAAACAGCCGAGATCCTCGCCGAGACTATCCGCTTTTGCGGGGATCTGCGGGTTGTCCCGGCTCTCGGCCCCGGATTCACGATCAATGATCTGCGCGACATCATCGGCAGCAGTCCGCAGTGCGAGGAAATAGCCCTGGTCGGGCACGAACCGGACCTGGGGATGGTTGCGCGCACCCTGCTCAACGCGGAACTCCCCTGTTCGCTGAAAAAAGGGGGGGCTGTCTCGTTCAGGGTCGAACCTGACCGGATTGAACGGAAAGCGGAGTTTTTCATGCTCGTCACCGGCGGCGGCAAGGTCGTGACGGACAGGGGCAAGGCCCTGGAGCGGCTGCAGGCGCCGAACAGACAATAG
- a CDS encoding helix-hairpin-helix domain-containing protein gives MGAMEEKLRQLKGVGDVLARRLVENGLDTYEKIVVAGEEGLRSIKGINPRSVSAILAQATALAEKLGADKAERIAGLKQHVATLRETVQSCATSAKERFSEALKGKPGQKLTRTLVQTLDTLDRVEEKLHKRVKKAGKGLTKASRRMEKIVEADLDGVRKGLKKTRKALKRVLA, from the coding sequence GTGGGTGCTATGGAAGAAAAACTCAGGCAGTTGAAGGGGGTGGGAGATGTGCTCGCCCGCCGGCTCGTGGAGAACGGGCTGGACACCTACGAGAAGATCGTCGTTGCCGGCGAAGAGGGGCTCCGTTCGATCAAGGGGATCAACCCCCGCTCCGTTTCTGCCATCCTGGCACAGGCAACCGCACTCGCCGAAAAACTCGGGGCTGACAAGGCGGAGCGGATCGCCGGATTGAAGCAGCATGTCGCCACGTTGCGGGAGACGGTGCAATCGTGCGCCACCTCTGCCAAGGAGCGTTTCAGCGAGGCGCTCAAGGGGAAACCGGGCCAGAAGCTGACCCGCACCCTGGTGCAGACCCTCGACACCCTCGACAGGGTCGAGGAAAAGCTGCACAAGCGGGTCAAGAAGGCCGGCAAGGGGCTGACCAAGGCGAGCCGCCGAATGGAAAAGATTGTGGAAGCCGACCTGGACGGGGTTCGCAAGGGGCTGAAAAAGACCCGCAAGGCGCTGAAACGGGTACTGGCATGA
- a CDS encoding thymidylate kinase gives MIGIGADEPVPGRLIAVEGLDGSGKSTQIYLLKRWLEMKGLKVFFSEWNSSFLVKKATSKGKKRQLLTPTTFSLIHSTDFADRYERQILPLLKAGFIVLCDRYIYTAFARDAVRGCPRPWLHKLYSFARKPDITFFFNTPLQTALGRILGGRPQLKYHEAGMDLGLSRDPYESFSLFQGKIYQEYLDMKDSYSFEEIDGTALIETQQQQVREIVGERIDLARFRRRSSI, from the coding sequence ATGATCGGAATCGGTGCTGACGAACCGGTGCCGGGCCGGCTGATCGCGGTCGAAGGGCTGGACGGCTCGGGCAAATCCACACAGATCTATCTGCTCAAGCGTTGGCTGGAGATGAAGGGGCTCAAGGTCTTTTTTTCCGAATGGAACTCGTCGTTCCTGGTGAAGAAGGCGACCAGCAAGGGGAAAAAGCGCCAGCTCCTCACCCCGACCACCTTCAGCCTCATTCACAGCACCGACTTTGCCGACCGCTACGAGCGCCAGATCCTGCCGCTCCTCAAGGCCGGGTTCATCGTGCTCTGCGACCGCTACATCTATACCGCATTCGCCCGCGATGCGGTCCGCGGCTGTCCCCGCCCCTGGCTGCACAAGCTGTACAGCTTCGCCAGGAAGCCGGACATCACCTTCTTTTTCAACACCCCTCTCCAGACCGCCCTCGGGAGGATTCTCGGCGGCCGGCCCCAGCTCAAGTACCACGAGGCCGGCATGGACCTGGGGCTCTCCCGCGACCCTTACGAGAGTTTCAGCCTGTTCCAGGGAAAGATCTACCAGGAGTACCTGGACATGAAAGACAGTTATTCCTTCGAGGAGATCGACGGCACGGCGCTCATCGAGACCCAGCAGCAGCAGGTCAGGGAGATCGTCGGCGAGAGGATTGATCTGGCCCGTTTCCGCCGCAGAAGCAGCATTTGA
- a CDS encoding thymidylate kinase yields the protein MRFYGEGLPGINPEELTGKLIVIEGADGSGRSTQIEILRNELENRGHGTVNVGLRRSTLVSEELNEAKQGNVLGEITRSLFYATDFADQLENRIVPALKAGFFVIADRYIYTLMARDIVRGADREWVRSLYGIALVPQLVIYLKVSPAQLIERNLSKNSTLDYWESGRDLGLSRDSFDSFIRYQRLIQKEFERLQEHYDFTAVNGNLTVRSVAREISAKMLERLGV from the coding sequence ATGCGGTTTTATGGAGAAGGACTGCCGGGGATCAACCCGGAGGAGCTGACCGGCAAGCTGATCGTCATCGAGGGGGCGGACGGTTCAGGCCGTTCCACCCAGATCGAAATCCTGCGCAATGAGCTGGAAAACCGGGGTCACGGCACGGTCAATGTCGGGCTGCGGCGCTCCACCCTCGTCTCCGAAGAGCTGAACGAGGCCAAGCAGGGGAACGTGCTGGGGGAGATCACCCGCAGCCTCTTCTACGCCACCGATTTTGCCGACCAGTTGGAAAACAGGATCGTGCCGGCGCTCAAGGCCGGATTTTTCGTCATTGCCGACCGCTACATCTACACGCTCATGGCCCGCGACATCGTCCGGGGGGCCGACCGCGAATGGGTCCGCTCCCTCTACGGGATCGCCCTGGTCCCCCAGCTGGTGATCTACCTGAAGGTGAGCCCGGCGCAGCTGATCGAGCGGAACCTGAGCAAGAATTCCACCCTGGACTACTGGGAGTCGGGCAGGGACCTGGGGCTCTCCCGCGACAGCTTTGACAGTTTCATCCGCTACCAGCGCCTGATCCAGAAGGAGTTCGAGCGACTGCAGGAACACTACGACTTTACCGCGGTGAACGGCAACCTGACCGTCAGGTCGGTGGCCAGGGAGATCAGCGCCAAGATGCTGGAACGGCTGGGGGTATGA
- a CDS encoding CHAD domain-containing protein translates to MMRLEPTAPLWVAARALIAERKCDLEQRWNRAERTFDAEDIHDLRVSSRRLREALAFFSPCFPSKSLDRISSRTKHLTRMLGTMRNTDEAMIFFRSCATSGQRAPELDRLLSQLEQERKQELKLLKAGLQSHPLAPLREQLDALLLEPDLFANERVDPFTQIVAFAREMIVERMKGVAELLPLATDEKQVDALHRLRIAIKRLRYRYELLAPLAGSGHAELLAIVKAYQDLLGTMHDLDLFAEMVAKRLPETSDKTRLLAEIAGLRHALFADFSAMLRRSPLPDTGEQMRRSL, encoded by the coding sequence GTGATGCGGCTCGAACCGACGGCACCGCTCTGGGTTGCGGCACGGGCTCTGATCGCAGAGCGGAAATGCGACCTGGAGCAGCGCTGGAATCGGGCCGAAAGAACCTTCGACGCAGAGGATATCCACGACCTCCGCGTCTCATCTCGCCGCCTGCGCGAGGCACTGGCCTTCTTCTCCCCCTGCTTCCCCTCCAAGAGCCTTGACCGCATCTCCTCCCGCACCAAGCATCTGACCCGGATGCTCGGCACCATGCGCAACACCGACGAAGCGATGATCTTCTTCCGCTCCTGCGCCACTTCCGGACAGAGAGCGCCAGAACTGGACAGGCTGCTCTCGCAGCTGGAACAGGAGCGAAAACAGGAACTGAAGCTCCTGAAAGCGGGCCTGCAGAGCCATCCCCTCGCCCCCCTGCGCGAGCAGCTCGACGCTCTGCTCCTGGAGCCGGACCTCTTTGCCAACGAGCGGGTCGACCCGTTCACACAGATCGTCGCATTCGCCAGGGAAATGATCGTCGAGCGGATGAAGGGAGTGGCAGAGCTCCTCCCCCTGGCAACCGATGAGAAGCAGGTCGATGCCCTGCACCGCCTGCGCATCGCCATCAAGCGGCTCAGGTACCGGTACGAGCTGCTGGCGCCACTGGCCGGAAGCGGGCACGCCGAGCTTTTGGCCATCGTCAAGGCCTACCAGGACCTGCTGGGCACCATGCACGACCTGGATCTCTTTGCGGAGATGGTCGCCAAGCGGCTGCCGGAAACTTCCGATAAAACGCGCCTGCTGGCAGAGATCGCCGGGCTGCGGCATGCCCTGTTCGCCGACTTCAGCGCCATGCTGCGCCGCTCACCGCTTCCGGACACGGGTGAGCAGATGAGGAGATCATTGTGA